In the genome of Polaribacter sp. MED152, one region contains:
- a CDS encoding DUF4407 domain-containing protein, which translates to MLKKFFLTCSGVDKNLINECSNGEQNKYAGIGATVFFTAIMATIAGSYALYTVFDNIYTSIFFGLIWGFLIFNLDRFIVSTIKKSDSKWKEVAQAAPRIVLALIIAVVISKPLELKLFEKEINQVLLTEKNQMTLDNKTQIAQQFTPEINAINTEITALKTEISTKENETNALYNTYISEAEGTAGTKKLGKGPVYEEKRAKHDASLLGLNQLKKTNQEKIKLKESKIAALLENQKLAEANSQPIISNFDGLMARINALGELPFFTSFFIFLLFLAIETSPIIAKLLAPKGEYDFKLEEKLSAVKTWATQQMQQREQMLNADISIDNKVYKDITEDNELYDYKQKMARELMKLQADSFYKKQQKML; encoded by the coding sequence GTGCTTAAAAAATTCTTTCTTACCTGTTCTGGAGTTGATAAAAATTTGATTAACGAATGTTCTAATGGAGAACAAAATAAATATGCAGGTATTGGTGCTACCGTTTTTTTTACTGCAATAATGGCAACCATTGCTGGCTCTTATGCTTTGTATACGGTTTTTGACAACATATATACATCAATTTTCTTTGGCTTAATTTGGGGTTTTCTAATTTTTAATCTAGATAGATTTATAGTATCTACCATCAAAAAATCAGATTCTAAATGGAAAGAGGTTGCACAAGCAGCTCCTAGAATTGTGTTGGCGCTTATTATTGCTGTTGTAATTTCTAAACCTCTAGAATTAAAATTATTTGAAAAAGAAATCAATCAGGTTTTGCTCACAGAGAAAAATCAAATGACTTTAGATAACAAAACACAAATTGCCCAACAATTCACACCAGAAATAAATGCCATTAATACTGAAATAACAGCGTTAAAAACGGAAATTAGTACCAAAGAAAACGAAACCAACGCATTATACAACACTTATATTTCTGAAGCAGAAGGCACTGCAGGAACCAAAAAATTAGGTAAAGGGCCTGTTTACGAAGAAAAACGAGCAAAGCATGATGCTTCATTATTGGGTTTAAATCAACTTAAAAAAACCAATCAAGAAAAAATTAAATTAAAAGAAAGTAAAATTGCTGCATTGCTAGAAAATCAAAAATTAGCTGAAGCTAATTCACAACCTATTATTTCTAATTTTGATGGATTAATGGCTAGAATTAATGCGCTAGGTGAACTTCCATTTTTTACATCATTCTTTATTTTTCTACTTTTTTTAGCCATAGAAACTTCGCCAATTATTGCAAAATTGCTAGCTCCAAAAGGTGAATATGATTTTAAACTAGAAGAAAAATTATCTGCTGTTAAAACTTGGGCAACTCAACAAATGCAACAAAGAGAACAAATGTTGAATGCAGACATCTCTATAGACAATAAAGTGTATAAAGATATTACAGAAGATAATGAGTTGTATGACTACAAACAAAAAATGGCAAGAGAACTCATGAAACTTCAGGCAGATTCGTTTTATAAAAAACAGCAAAAAATGTTGTAA